Proteins encoded by one window of Vigna radiata var. radiata cultivar VC1973A chromosome 5, Vradiata_ver6, whole genome shotgun sequence:
- the LOC106759931 gene encoding aspartyl protease family protein At5g10770 isoform X2, producing MDSGEFMLWNCLYLELPISGREKGAIILEMKDRGQWSGNKDNWLEKQLELDIVHVRSIQNHIRKKASGHIEDSSETQVPLTSGVKFQTLNYIVSVGLGSQNMTMIVDTGSDLTWVQCEPCRSCYNQKEPLFKSSNSPSFQSILCNSTICQSLQSGTGNSGACDSNPSTCDYVVNYGDGSYTRGELGVEKLSFGGISVSNFVFGCGRNNKGLFGGASGIIGLGRSDLSMISQTNATFGGVFSYCLPSIQAGASGSLVMGNQSEVFKNVTPIAYTRMVPNLQLSTFYILNLTGIDIGGVVLQNLSFGNGGVILDSGTVISRLPPSVYNAVKAKFLEEFSGFPSAPGFSILDTCFNLTGYKEVNIPTINMHFEGNAELNVDVTGIFYLVKEDTSRVCLALASLSDEYEMGIIGNYQQRNQRVIYDAKLSKVGFAAEPCSFT from the coding sequence GAAGGGAAAAAGGTGCTATTATACTGGAAATGAAAGACAGGGGTCAGTGGTCAGGGAATAAAGATAATTGGCTTGAGAAACAGTTGGAATTGGATATTGTCCACGTTCGTTCGATTCAAAATCATATTAGAAAAAAGGCCTCTGGACATATAGAAGATTCCTCGGAAACCCAAGTTCCGTTAACTTCTGGTGTAAAATTCCAAACTCTAAACTACATTGTGAGTGTGGGATTAGGAAGCCAGAACATGACCATGATAGTTGACACTGGAAGCGACTTAACATGGGTCCAATGCGAGCCTTGCCGGTCATGTTACAATCAGAAAGAACCTCTATTCAAATCTTCTAACTCCCCTTCCTTTCAATCAATTCTGTGCAATTCAACAATCTGCCAGTCTCTTCAATCGGGTACAGGAAATTCAGGAGCATGTGACAGTAATCCGTCAACTTGTGACTATGTGGTTAACTATGGTGATGGGTCATACACCAGAGGTGAACTGGGGGTTGAGAAACTGAGTTTTGGAGGTATTTCAGTGAGTAATTTTGTGTTTGGTTGTGGAAGAAACAACAAAGGTCTATTTGGAGGAGCCTCGGGTATTATAGGGTTGGGAAGAAGTGACCTTTCAATGATCTCCCAAACTAATGCTACATTTGGAGGAGTTTTTTCTTACTGCTTACCTTCAATTCAAGCTGGAGCTTCTGGGTCATTAGTTATGGGTAATCAGAGtgaagtttttaaaaatgttactCCAATTGCCTACACGAGGATGGTTCCTAATCTACAGTTATCCACCTTTTACATATTGAACCTCACTGGCATAGATATTGGAGGCGTGGTTCTGCAAAATTTAAGTTTTGGCAATGGTGGGGTGATACTTGATTCCGGGACAGTGATCTCCAGGCTGCCTCCATCTGTGTACAATGCTGTGAAGGCAAAGTTCTTGGAAGAGTTTTCCGGTTTCCCTTCAGCACCGGGGTTTTCAATTTTGGATACCTGCTTTAATCTCACTGGGTATAAGGAAGTGAACATACCTACCATCAACATGCATTTTGAGGGCAATGCTGAACTGAATGTGGACGTAACTGGCATATTCTATTTGGTTAAAGAGGATACTTCGCGGGTGTGTTTGGCCCTTGCTAGTCTTTCAGATGAGTATGAAATGGGAATCATTGGAAACTATCAGCAGAGGAATCAAAGGGTCATTTACGATGCCAAACTCTCTAAGGTGGGATTTGCTGCAGAACCTTGCAGCTTCACTTGA